The Dickeya poaceiphila DNA window AGGTAGAGAATACTCAGGCGCTTGAGAGAACTCGGGTGAAGGAACTAGGCAAAATGGTGCCGTAACTTCGGGAGAAGGCACGCTCCTGTGGGTGAAGTCCCTTGCGGATGGAGCTGACGGGAGTCGCAGATACCAGCTGGCTGCAACTGTTTAATAAAAACACAGCACTGTGCAAACACGAAAGTGGACGTATACGGTGTGACGCCTGCCCGGTGCCGGAAGGTTAATTGATGGGGTTATCCGTAAGGAGAAGCTCTTGATCGAAGCCCCGGTAAACGGCGGCCGTAACTATAACGGTCCTAAGGTAGCGAAATTCCTTGTCGGGTAAGTTCCGACCTGCACGAATGGCGTAATGATGGCCAGGCTGTCTCCACCCGAGACTCAGTGAAATTGAACTCGCTGTGAAGATGCAGTGTACCCGCGGCAAGACGGAAAGACCCCGTGAACCTTTACTATAGCTTGACACTGAACCTTGAACCTTGATGTGTAGGATAGGTGGGAGGCTGTGAAGTGTGGACGCCAGTCTGCATGGAGCCGACCTTGAAATACCACCCTTTAATGTTTGATGTTCTAACCTGGGCCCGTAATCCGGGCCGGGGACAGTGTCTGGTGGGTAGTTTGACTGGGGCGGTCTCCTCCCAAAGCGTAACGGAGGAGCACGAAGGTTAGCTAATCCTGGTCGGACATCAGGAGGTTAGTGCAAAGGCATAAGCTAGCTTGACTGCGAGAGTGACGGCTCGAGCAGGTGCGAAAGCAGGTCTTAGTGATCCGGTGGTTCTGAATGGAAGGGCCATCGCTCAACGGATAAAAGGTACTCCGGGGATAACAGGCTGATACCGCCCAAGAGTTCATATCGACGGCGGTGTTTGGCACCTCGATGTCGGCTCATCACATCCTGGGGCTGAAGTAGGTCCCAAGGGTATGGCTGTTCGCCATTTAAAGTGGTACGCGAGCTGGGTTTAGAACGTCGTGAGACAGTTCGGTCCCTATCTGCCGTGGGCGTTGGAAGATTGAGGGGGGTTGCTCCTAGTACGAGAGGACCGGAGTGAACGCACCGCTGGTGTTCGGGTTGTCATGCCAATGGCACTGCCCGGTAGCTACGTGCGGAAGAGATAACCGCTGAAAGCATCTAAGCGGGAAACTTGCCCCGAGATGAGTCTTCCCTGGGAACGTGATTCCCCGGAAGGGACGTTCGAGACGAGGACGTTGATAGGCTGGGTGTGTAAGCGTAGTGATACGTTGAGCTAACCAGTACTAATGACCCGAGAGGCTTAACCTTACAACACCGAAGGTGTTTTGGAGAGAGACGGAAAGTCGAGTCAGCTTGTTCGAGGATTGGATGGCGTGGTGTGCGGCAAACAGAGAGCACACGGCGACATGAAGGATGATGACGTTGAAAGACGTTGAAAGAATTTGCCTGGCGGCGAGAGCGCGGTGGTCCCACCTGACCCCATGCCGAACTCAGAAGTGAAACGCCGTAGCGCCGATGGTAGTGTGGGGTCTCCCCATGCGAGAGTAGGGAACTGCCAGGCATCAAATTGTGGTGTAAGAAGCACCGGTTATCGAAATGACCTCTTCGATAACATACAGAATCGGTGGTGCGGTAGTTCAGTCGGTTAGAATACCGGCCTGTCACGCCGGGGGTCGCGGGTTCGAGTCCCGTCCGCACCGCCACCCTATTTAGGGGCGTAGTTCAATTGGTAGAGCACCGGTCTCCAAAACCGGGTGTTGGGAGTTCGAGCCTCTCCGCCCCTGCCAAACTAAAAAACCTTCGCGTTGACGTGAAGGTTTTTTTTTGCGTCTATTAGTTTTCATTTCATACTCTCTGCTTTTGGCAGACATATCTACGATGATTTTCGAGTTATTTGCGACGAAAAAGTGCTTCTGGCTTACCTCTAAAAGGGCAGTATAGGATCGTTGCGGTTCTTAATAACTGGTAATGCCTTGATAGGGTTTGAAGAGTGCAAAAGCTCTTCGCCGACAGTTATATCTGCTGGGAGTGATGATTAGTGAATGAGATCTGTCGATCTTCCGAAAGCCCATTGGACTTTCAGGCAGATCGCATATTTACATTGTATAACGGTTTAAGAAACGATGTTCAGTGGGGTTTTCAGTAACTGTTTTATCAATTCCTGTTGATCGCTGTTTTCTAGCCAGACAGCATAACAGGGGCGAACCACAATATTGACCTCCGGAATTAACAGCAATTCGGGATAGTGCTGTGACCACTCACTGGGTAGAAATGCACAACCGCCAATGGTTGACATCAACTGACGTGTCAGATGAGCAGAGGATGTGGTAAGTGAAGGTACTTGATCGCCGGGTAACCAAGGTCCCTCATGTTGATGGAAATCAGCCCCCCATTCCAGTCTGATATACGGTCGTTCTTCCGCGAGAATGCTGTTGGCGGCGGTGAATAAAGATAGGGAAAAATTGCCTAATAACTGACAGGAAAGTTCATCCATCTTCGGAGATTCAGTAGTAATCAGTAAATCCAACTGACGCTCATGGAGCTGCTTAATCAGTGTTTGTCGTAATGCGATTCTTGCTTCCAACTGTAGCAGCGGACGTTGCTGGTAGAGTTCATTCAACCAGGGTGTTAGGAATGCTTCCCAAAGCGAAGCCGTGGCACCAATCGAAAGCTGACTATGCTGCTGAGAACGTGCGACCTCTTTTTTAGCAATTTGCCAGGTACCGATGAGGCTTTCTGCATAAGGCAGCAGACGCTCGCCAGCAGGTGTCAGACGAATATTATTACGGTGTCTGGTGAATAAATTGGCACCTAGCTGATTTTCCAGTTGCCTGATACGAAAACTCACTGCTGATTGTGTCAGATACAATGATTCGGCTGCCCGACCGAAGTGTCTTGTCCGGCTGACTTCCAGAAAGGTTTTTAGTAAGTCGGTATCCATATTTCCTCCAAAATTTTTTTATCGTCATGATTTAAATGTTTTGTTTTACAGGAAGTCAAGCCTATCTAATACTCCGCGCCATAAACGGCACGACCATATGAGAATTAGGAGCGTGTAAAATGGCGGAAAGCTTCTCAACAACCAGTCGTTTTTTTGATAACAAATTCTATCCACGTGGTTTTTCCCGGCATGGTGACTTTACGATTAAAGAAGCTCAACTGCTGGAGCGTTATGGACAGGCATTTAACGAACTTGATTCGGGCAAGCGTCATCCTGTAACAGAGGAAGAGACTCAGTTTGTCGCTGTATGCCGTGGTGAGCGTGCGGCACAGACCGAATTGGAAAGAATCTGGGCGAAATATACCAGCCGTATTCGCCGTCCTAAACGCTTCCATACGCTGTCTGGCGGTAAGCCGCAAATGGATACGGTGGAAGAGTACACTGAAAGCGATGATTAATCTGAATGGGGCTCTGGCCCCATTTTCATATCTGGTATTGATTATCGAAGGCAAGCTCTGTTTCATGCCAGGCTTTTGTGCAGTTGAATCAACAGGCGGTCCATGCAGCGATAGCTGAGTGCTTCTGATAAATGAGCTCGGCGAATTTGATCTTCTCCTCCCAGATCTGCAATGGTACGTGAGACTTTTAGTATTCGGTGCCAGGCTCTGACCGAAAGCCCCAATTTACTCATCACTTCTTCCAGATACGCGGCATCTTCATTTTTTAGCCGGCAGTGACTGGCGATATCATCCGATTTCATTTGTGCGTTGATTCTGCCTGTACGAGCCAATTGTCGTTTTCTGGCCTCAAATACCCGCTCCCGTACGGTTGCGCTGTCTTCACCGATACGTGTTTGCTGTCGAAGGATACCAGGCGGTAGCAATGGTACTTCGATAGATAAATCAAAACGATCCAGAAAGGGGCCTGAAAGCCGGTTGAGATAGCGCAGAATTTGTTGTGCCGGCATACGGTTATGGATGCCCTGATAATGCCCGGATGGGCTGGGATTCATAGCCGCCACCAACTGAAACCGGGCAGGATAACAAACCTTGGCACGGGTACGTGAAATGATTATCTCACCAGACTCCAATGGTTCCCGCAGTGAATCCAACACCCGTCGTTCAAATTCCGGTAGTTCATCCAGAAATAATACGCCATTATGCGCCAACGAGATCTCGCCCGGTTTGGGCAGCACACCTCCACCGACCAGCGCAGTAATCGATGCGGTGTGATGAGGCGAGCGGAATGGTCGTTTACGCCATTGCGACAGACCGGGCTGAATATCAATCAGGCTATTGATGGCAGCGCTCTCCAGTGCTTCGTTGTCATTAAGCTCTGGTAGCAAACCGGGCAGGCGGCTGGCTAGCATGGTTTTGCCGGTTCCTGGTGGGCCAAGCAATAACAAGTTATGTCCACCTGCGGCTGCGATTTCCAGCGCACGTTTAGCTTGTTCCTGACCGATTATCTCTTTCAGGTCTGGTGTCGGCGTATGGGGTGATGTTTGGGGAATAATGTCATTACCGCGCAGTAAGGCTGTTTCACCTTGCAGAAAAGCACAGACTTGCAGCAGATGATTAGCCAGAAGGGTATCACCATGAGGAACCAGCGTAATCTCCATTTTGTTGTCTTCCGGCAGAATCAGTCCACGACCTGCTTTTTGCGCTTCCATTGCTGCGGGAATAGCACCATGAACACCTCTCAGGCTACCTGATAGCCCAAGTTCTCCGAGGAACTCATACTGCGTAAGTTTCTCGCCAGCAATCTGTTCTGAGGCCGCCAGAATGGCCAGTGCGATAGGGAGATCATACCGTCCGCCTTCTTTGGGGAGATCCGCCGGAGCTAGATTGACGGTAATCCGCTTGGCCGGAAAGGTAAAACCGCAGTTGATCAACGCACTGCGTACCCGATCTCGTGCTTCCTTGACCGTGGTTTCTGGTAAGCCAACCAGCGTTAGTGCGGGTAAGCCGTTACTGATATGCACTTCAATCGAGACTTCTGGTGCCTGCATACCGATGGTGGCTCGCGTATAGGTCACTGCCAGTGTCATTGTTCGCTCCTCCCTGTGACCTGAACATCATGCCTATCCCGCTGCTTGATCACATCGTAGAGGTGGCCATTTTGCGAAACGTTGCCAGAAAACAATCTGTTCTTTCAGGCGAAATTCATGAAATTGTGTGCGTGCTTCCGAATGTTGTTAATAAAGAGTTACAAGATGGACGTATTCGCAACAGATTCGTGCCGCTCACGGCATTGCTCGATAGCCGGGATAAGAGTATTTAACAAATATTTAAAATATCATCTGCGATTTTCACATCGCTTCATTTCGTTTCATTGACTGAGACTGCGGCATTGCCTGCCGTCCAGCCTGCTAATGGCATGTAAATGTCTCCACTATCAGGACAGGATAAAAATTATGTTTGGTTGGACTTCTCTACAGCGTAATGCAGCTATTGCCAGCTTTTTAAGCTGGGCACTGGATGCATTTGATTTCTTCGTTCTGGTTTTTCTGCTTAGCGAACTTGCCCACGCGTTTTCCGTCAGTCTGGAACAGGTGACGTTGGCTATTCTGCTGACATTGGCTGTTCGTCCTATCGGGGCACTGTTGTTTGGGCGTCTGGCGGAGCGGTTTGGTCGCAAGCCGATTTTGATGTTGAACATCGTGATGTTCTCGTTGTTTGAACTGTTATCTGCTGCGGCACCGAATATTGCGGTATTTCTGCTGTTGAGGGTGGTTTATGGCGTGGCGATGGGGGGGATCTGGGGCGTTGCGTCTTCACTGGCGATGGAAACCATTCCAGACCGTTCACGCGGATTGATGTCCGGCATTTTCCAGGCCGGATACCCGTTTGGTTATTTGCTGGCGGCAGTGGTCTATGGGGTGTTGTTTGATCAGGTAGGCTGGCGTGGCATGTTTATCATTGGTGCCGTTCCTATCCTGTTGTTGCCGTTTATTTATTTCTGTGTGGAAGAGTCGCCGGTATGGCGGGCAGCCAGGGTGCGCAAGGAAAGTACGGCGTTGTTGCCGGTGTTGAAGACACACTGGAAACTTTGCATTTATCTGGTGGTGTTAATGGCGTCGTTCAATTTCTTCAGCCACGGTACGCAGGACTTGTATCCGGCATTTTTAAAAATTCAGCATGGTTTTGACGCGAAAACCGTCAGCATGATCGCTATCAGCTACAATATTGCTTCGATTATCGGTGGTATTTTTTTTGGAACCTTGTCGGAACGTATTGGCCGGAAGAACGCCATCATTGCGGCTGCGTTATTGGCATTACCAGTTATTCCGCTGTGGGCGTTTTCACAAGGTCCCTGGACGTTGGGGCTGGGCGCGTTTTTAATTCAGTTCATGGTGCAAGGTGCCTGGGGGGTCATTCCGACCTTCCTGAATGAATTGGTACCGAGTAATACGCGTGCGGTGCTCCCCGGTTTTGTCTATCAACTTGGCAACCTTATTGCGTCGGTCAACGCTACGTTACAGGCGAGCATTGCTGAAGCGCACAACCATAACTATGCGCTGGCGATGGCGATTGTGGCAGGAGTAGTGGCGATTGTGATTGCGGTGCTGGCGGCATTTTCTGATAGTCGTTGGGCGGCAAAAAAACATGATGCGGGTGTTTCACAGGTTAGTGCATGAATAATAAGTTATTTTGTAAGGCTGATTGGTTTGCTGGCCACATGACGATGGAAAAAAGAGTTGTCACAGTGCGGATTACTGTGATAACTCTGTAGGTATTCGTTCGACAGTAGATTAATGAACAACCTGAAATGAAAGCCTTAACTCTGGTGATTAGCCTAGTCGTGATTAGCGTGGTGGTGATTATTATTCCACCGTGCGGGGCTGCACTTCGACGAAGAAAGGCTTGAAAATCAAGGCCGGATTCAAGAAAACCCCCGCACCGAAAGGTCGGGGGTTTTCTTTTATGGCCCGGTAACCGCAACAAGGGAGCAGAACATGTTGAGTAGCATAAGATGCTGTTTTCCTCAGATTGAGTTGGGGAAATAACTATGAATGGTGCGCAGTGGGTGGTGCAAGCGTTGCGGGCTCAGGGAGTGGAAACGGTATTCGGTTATCCCGGTGGCGCTATTATGCCGGTCTATGATGCGTTATATGATGGCGGCGTGGAACACCTGCTCTGTCGCCATGAACAAGGGGCAGCGATGGCCGCCATCGGTTATGCCCGCTCTACCGGTAACGTCGGGGTGTGTATTGCGACCTCCGGCCCTGGTGCCACCAATCTAATTACCGGGCTGGCAGATGCCTTGTTGGATTCGGTGCCTATTGTGGCGATTACCGGCCAGGTCGGTTCAGCGTTGATCGGGACTGATGCTTTTCAGGAGATCGATGTGCTTGGCTTGTCGCTGGCCTGCACTAAGCACAGTTTTTTGGTGGACTCTATCGAGTCATTACCGGAAATCATGGCCGAAGCCTTTGCTGTGGCGCGTAGCGGTCGCCCTGGTCCGGTGCTGATTGATATTCCCAAGGATATCCAGTTGGCGGAAGGGGATTTTTCTCCCTGTTTTATGCCGGTGGATGACGTTATGCCATTTTCGCCCCAACAAGTCACAGAGGCGCGGGCGATGCTGGCGCAGGCGAAAAGACCGGTACTGTATGTCGGCGGCGGCGTGGGCATGGCGCAGGCGGTTCCGGCGCTGCGCACCTTTATCGAGACGACTCACATCCCTGCGGTAGTGACTCTCAAAGGGTTGGGCACGGTGGAGAAAGACAACCCTTACTATCTTGGCATGATCGGTATGCACGGTACCCGTGCTGCGAACCTGCTGGTGCAGGAGTGCGATTTATTAGTTGCCGTTGGCGCGCGCTTTGATGATCGCGTAACGGGCAAGTTGAGTGCGTTTGCGCCACACGCCAGTGTGATCCACATGGATATCGACCCGGCTGAACTGAACAAACTGCGGCAGGCGCATGTGGCGTTGTGCGGTGATCTGAATCAATTGTTGCCGGCATTGCAGCAACCGTTGAATATTGACGACTGGCGTCGGCAAGCTGCGATGATGAAAGCGGAATATGAATGGCGCTATGATCATCCCGGTGAGGCTATTTATGCGCCGGCACTGCTGCGTACACTGGCGGATCGTATGCCTGCTGAAACAGTGGTCACCACTGATGTCGGTCAGCATCAGATGTGGGCCGCTCAGCATATGCACTTCACCCGCCCGGAAAATTTCATTACCTCAAGCGGTCTGGGCACCATGGGGTTTGGCGTGCCGGCAGCGGTCGGCGCGCAGGTAGCGCGTCCTGACAATACCGTAATTTGTATTTCGGGTGACGGCTCGTTCATGATGAATGTGCAGGAGCTTGGCACCATCAAGCGAAAACGCCTGCCGCTGAAGATAGTCTTGCTGGATAATCAGCGATTGGGGATGGTTCGACAATGGCAACAACTGTTTTTTGACGAACGTTATAGTGAAACCAACCTCTCTGATAACCCTGATTTCCTGATACTGGCCAGTGCGTTCGGCATTCCCGGCCAGCATATCACCCGTAAAGACCAGATTGACTCTGCCCTGGATGCATTGCTGAACAGCGAAGGCCCTTATCTGCTGCATGTTTCCATCGATGAGAATGAGAATGTCTGGCCGCTGGTGCCGCCGGGTGCCGGTAATGAAACGATGCTGGATAAAACAGAATAATGGCAGGAGACTTTCCCATGACGCATCATCAGCTTTCCATTCAGGCACGCTATCGACCGGAAGTTCTGGAGCGCGTATTGCGCGTCACCCGTCACCGCGGTTTTCAGGTTTGTGCCATGAATATGACGCAGGAATTAAACGGTGATCAGGTACAGATTGATATGACCGTTGCCAGCCACCGATCCGTAGATTTATTGTCAACCCAATTAAGCAAACTGCTGGACATTGCCTGTGTGGAGATCCAGCCGCTGACATCACAACAAATACGTGCCTGAAGGTATTGATAAGGAAAGTTAACAATGACAAAAAAAGCAGACTATATCTGGTTTAACGGCGAAATGGTTCCCTGGGCGGACGCCAACGTTCATGTTATGTCCCATGCGCTACACTACGGTACGTCAGTGTTTGAAGGGGTGCGTTGCTATAACTCCCACAAAGGGCCGGTAGTGTTCCGCCATCGTGAACATATGCAGCGCCTGCATGATTCGGCCAAGATTTATCGGATGCCGCTGTCCTATTCTGTGGATGAGTTAATGGAAGCGTGCCGTGAAACGCTGCGTCGCAACAAACTAACCAGCGCCTATATCCGTCCGCTGGTATTTGTTGGCGATGTGGGCATGGGGGTTAACCCACCGGCTGGCTACAAGACTGATGTGATTATCGCGGCGTTCCCGTGGGGGGCATATCTGGGCGAAGACGCGTTGGATCAGGGAATTGACGCTATGGTGTCGTCCTGGAATCGCGCGGCGGCCAATACTATTCCGACTGCGGCCAAAGCGGGCGGTAATTATCTCTCCTCCTTGTTGGTGGGCAGCGAAGCGCGTCGTCATGGCTATCAGGAAGGGATCGCGCTGGATGTGAATGGTTATGTCTCTGAAGGTGCGGGTGAAAACCTGTTTGAAGTAAAAGATGGCGTGATTTTCACTCCGCCATTTACTTCCGCTGCGCTGCCGGGCATTACCCGTGACGCCATTATCAAGCTGGCGAAGGACAAAGGGTTTGAAGTCCGCGAGCAGGTATTGTCGCGTGAATCGCTGTATCTGGCGGATGAAGTGTTTATGTCCGGTACGGCAGCGGAAATCACGCCAGTTCGCAGCGTGGATGGCATTCAGGTCGGCATCGGCAAGTGTGGTCCGGTCACCAAACAGTTACAGCAGGCGTTCTTTGGCCTGTTCACCGGTGAGACGCAAGACAAGTGGAGTTGGCTGGACCCGGTAAACCCGTAATCAAGCAAAGACAAACTTTTTTCCGGTAGCGATACGCCGCCGGCTACCTGTTTAAACTGGAGTAATCAGAGTATGCCTAAGTACCGTTCAGCCACTACCACGCATGGTCGTAACATGGCTGGAGCGCGAGCCCTGTGGCGCGCCACAGGGATGACCGACGCCGATTTCGGCAAGCCTATCATCGCGGTAGTGAACTCGTTCACGCAATTCGTACCGGGACACGTGCACCTGCGCGATCTCGGCAAACTGGTCGCTGAGCAGATTGAAGCAGCCGGCGGCGTTGCCAAAGAATTCAATACCATCGCGGTGGATGACGGCATCGCCATGGGGCATGGCGGTATGTTGTACTCGCTGCCTTCCCGCGAGCTGATCGCCGACTCAGTGGAATACATGGTCAACGCGCATTGTGCGGATGCGATGGTGTGTATCTCCAACTGTGACAAAATCACCCCAGGAATGCTGATGGCGGCACTGCGTCTTAACATTCCGGCAATTTTTGTTTCCGGTGGACCGATGGAAGCCGGGAAAACCAAGCTGTCTGACCAAATCATCAAGCTGGATCTGATCGATGCCATGATTCAGGGTGCGAATCCGAAGGTCAGCGATGAGGATAGCGCCCAGATTGAGCGCTCCGCCTGCCCGACCTGTGGTTCCTGCTCCGGTATGTTCACTGCCAACTCCATGAACTGCCTGACTGAGGCATTGGGGCTGTCGCAGCCGGGTAACGGCTCGCTGCTGGCGACCCATGCTGATCGCAAAGAGTTGTTTATCAATGCCGGTAAGCGCATCGTCGGTCTGGCGAAACAGTATTACGAGCAAGACGACGCCAGCGTGCTGCCACGCAACATTGCCTCCAAAGCGGCGTTTGAAAACGCCATGACGCTGGATATTGCGATGGGCGGTTCTACCAATACGGTGCTGCACCTGCTGGCGGCGGCGCAGGAGGGTGAAGTGGATTTCACCATGGCGGATATTGACCGTCTGTCACGTCAGGTGCCACACCTGTGTAAAGTGGCGCCAAGCACCCAAAAATACCATATGGAAGATGTGCACCGCGCTGGCGGCGTGATTGGTATTCTCGGTGAGTTGGATCGCGCCGGTCTGCTGAATCAGAACGTGAAAAACGTGCTGGGCTTGACGCTGCCGGAAACGTTGTCGGCCTATGACGTGATGCTCACACAGGATGAGGCGGTGAAAAAGATGTTTGCCGCTGGCCCGGCAGGTATTCGCACCACGCAGGCATTCTCGCAGGATTGCCGGTGGGATTCGCTGGACACTGACCGTCAAGAGGGCTGTATCCGCTCCCGTGAACACGCTTACAGTCAGGACGGCGGTCTGGCGGTGCTGTACGGCAATCTGGCCGAAGACGGCTGTATCGTGAAAACCGCTGGTGTAGACGAAGGCAGTCTGGTGTTCCGTGGTCCAGCCAAGGTGTATGAAAGCCAGGATGATGCGGTAGAAGCGATTCTGGGCGGCGGGGTGCAGGCTGGCGACGTGGTGGTGATTCGCTACGAAGGCCCGAAAGGTGGTCCTGGTATGCAGGAAATGCTCTATCCGACCAGCTTCCTGAAATCGATGGGGTTGGGAAAAGCCTGTGCGCTGATTACCGATGGCCGCTTCTCCGGTGGTACTTCCGGGTTGTCCATCGGCCATGCGTCGCCGGAAGCAGCCAACGGTGGCACCATCGGTCTGGTGCAGGATGGTGACATGATCGCTATCGATATTCCCAAGCGCGGTATCGCGCTGGAAGTCAGCGATGACGAACTGGCCCGCCGTCGTGAGCAGGAACTGGCGCGTGGCGATGCCGCCTGGACGCCGAAAAACCGTGACCGGCAGGTTTCCTTTGCGCTGCGCGCTTACGCCAGCCTGGCCACCAGCGCCGACAAAGGCGCGGTGCGGGACAAGAGCAAGCTGGGGGGCTAAACGCCATGGCAGTATCACTCCCTCTTCCTGCCGAACCCGGCGGAGCAGAGTATCTGCGCGCGATATTGCGTGCGCCGGTGTACGAAGTGGCGCAAGTTACGCCGCTTGAGCGGATGGATAAACTCTCCTCGCGGCTTGGCAACGTTATTCTGGTGAAGCGTGAAGATCGCCAACCGGTGCATAGCTTCAAGCTGCGTGGCGCTTACGCCATGATGGCGAGCCTCAGTGACGAGCAGAAATTGCACGGTGTGGTAACGGCTTCAGCTGGTAACCACGCGCAAGGCGTGGCGTTGTCCGCCAGTCGCCTCGGTATACGGGCGTTGATCGTGATGCCGGTCGCCACGGCGGACATCAAAGTGGATGCCGTGCGCGGTTTTGGCGGAGAGGTGCTGCTGCACGGGGCTAACTTTGATGAGGCCAAAGCCAAAGCCATTGAACTGTCGCAACAGCAGCAGATGACCTTTGTGCCGCCGTTCGACCACCCGGCAGTGATTGCCGGTCAGGGCACGCTGGCAATGGAACTGCTGCAACAGGATGCGCATCTGGACCGTGTATTTGTGCCGGTGGGCGGCGGCGGCCTGGCGGCGGGCGTGGCGGTGTTGATAAAACAACTGATGCCGCAGATCCAGGTGATTGGCGTTGAAGCGGAAGATTCCGCCTGCCTGCGAGCGGCGTTGGATGCCGGGCAGCCGGTGGATTTGCCGCGCGTCGGTCTGTTTGCTGAAGGGGTGGCGGTAAAACGCATCGGTAACGAAACCTTCCGCCTGTGTCGGGAGTATCTGGACGATGTGATTACCGTCGACAGCGACGCTATCTGCGCAGCGGTCAAAGACCTGTTCGAGGATGTCCGGGCGATTGCCGAGCCGTCCGGGGCGCTGGCGCTGGCCGGGATGAAAAAATACGTCCAGCAGCACAATATCCAGGGAGAACGGCTGGCGCATATTTTGTCCGGCGCCAACGTCAATTTCCATGGGTTGCGTTATGT harbors:
- the ilvD gene encoding dihydroxy-acid dehydratase, with the translated sequence MPKYRSATTTHGRNMAGARALWRATGMTDADFGKPIIAVVNSFTQFVPGHVHLRDLGKLVAEQIEAAGGVAKEFNTIAVDDGIAMGHGGMLYSLPSRELIADSVEYMVNAHCADAMVCISNCDKITPGMLMAALRLNIPAIFVSGGPMEAGKTKLSDQIIKLDLIDAMIQGANPKVSDEDSAQIERSACPTCGSCSGMFTANSMNCLTEALGLSQPGNGSLLATHADRKELFINAGKRIVGLAKQYYEQDDASVLPRNIASKAAFENAMTLDIAMGGSTNTVLHLLAAAQEGEVDFTMADIDRLSRQVPHLCKVAPSTQKYHMEDVHRAGGVIGILGELDRAGLLNQNVKNVLGLTLPETLSAYDVMLTQDEAVKKMFAAGPAGIRTTQAFSQDCRWDSLDTDRQEGCIRSREHAYSQDGGLAVLYGNLAEDGCIVKTAGVDEGSLVFRGPAKVYESQDDAVEAILGGGVQAGDVVVIRYEGPKGGPGMQEMLYPTSFLKSMGLGKACALITDGRFSGGTSGLSIGHASPEAANGGTIGLVQDGDMIAIDIPKRGIALEVSDDELARRREQELARGDAAWTPKNRDRQVSFALRAYASLATSADKGAVRDKSKLGG
- the ilvA gene encoding threonine ammonia-lyase, biosynthetic, whose amino-acid sequence is MAVSLPLPAEPGGAEYLRAILRAPVYEVAQVTPLERMDKLSSRLGNVILVKREDRQPVHSFKLRGAYAMMASLSDEQKLHGVVTASAGNHAQGVALSASRLGIRALIVMPVATADIKVDAVRGFGGEVLLHGANFDEAKAKAIELSQQQQMTFVPPFDHPAVIAGQGTLAMELLQQDAHLDRVFVPVGGGGLAAGVAVLIKQLMPQIQVIGVEAEDSACLRAALDAGQPVDLPRVGLFAEGVAVKRIGNETFRLCREYLDDVITVDSDAICAAVKDLFEDVRAIAEPSGALALAGMKKYVQQHNIQGERLAHILSGANVNFHGLRYVSERCELGEQREALMAVTIPEQKGSFLKFCQLLGGRSVTEFNYRYANADNACIFVGVRLTRGNVERHEILAELQAGGYQVVDLSDDEMAKLHVRYMVGGRPSKPLKERLYSFEFPESPGALLKFLNTLGTYWNISLFHYRSHGTDFGRVLAAFERTEHDPAFEQHLQALGYECHDETQNPAFRFFLQG